A single Pan troglodytes isolate AG18354 chromosome X, NHGRI_mPanTro3-v2.0_pri, whole genome shotgun sequence DNA region contains:
- the MOSPD1 gene encoding motile sperm domain-containing protein 1 isoform X1, which translates to MHQQKRQPELVEGNLPVFVFPTELIFYADDQSTHKQVLTLYNPYEFALKFKVLCTTPNKYVVVDAAGAVKPQCCVDIVIRHRDVRSCHYGVIDKFRLQVSEQSQRKALGRKEVVATLLPSAKEQQKEEEEKRLKEHLTESLFFEQSFQPENRAVSSGPSLLTVFLGVVCIAALMLPTLGDVESLVPLYLHLSVNQKLVAAYILGLITMAILRT; encoded by the exons AtgcatcaacaaaaaagacaaccAGAGTTAGTGGAAGGAAATCTTCCTGTTTTCGTGTTCCCCACGGAGCTCATATTTTATGCAGATGATCAGTCAACACATAAGCAAGTGTTGACACTGTACAATCCCTATGAGTTTGCCTTAAAGTTCAAAG ttttgtgtACTACTCCAAATAAGTATGTTGTCGTTGATGCTGCAGGTGCAGTAAAGCCTCAGTGTTGTGTGGATAT TGTGATTCGTCATCGAGATGTTCGATCCTGTCACTATGGTGTAATAGACAAATTCCGTCTCCAAGTTTCCGAGCAAAGCCAAAGGAAGGCTTTGGGAAGAAAAGAGGTTGTTGCTACTCTTCTCCCATCAGCAAAAGAACaacaaaaggaagaagaggaaaaaagattaaaggaacatttaactgaaagtttattttttgagcaGTCGTTTCAACCAG AAAACAGAGCTGTATCCTCAGGACCTAGTTTACTAACTGTCTTCCTGGGAGTGGTGTGCATTGCAGCCCTGATGCTGCCTACACTGGGGGATGTGGAATCGCTGGTGCCTCTCTACCTCCACTTAAGTGTGAATCAAAAATTAGTGGCTGCTTATATCTTAG gtcTTATCACAATGGCCATACTTAGAACATGA
- the MOSPD1 gene encoding motile sperm domain-containing protein 1 isoform X2, with the protein MHQQKRQPELVEGNLPVFVFPTELIFYADDQSTHKQVLTLYNPYEFALKFKVLCTTPNKYVVVDAAGAVKPQCCVDIVIRHRDVRSCHYGVIDKFRLQVSEQSQRKALGRKEVVATLLPSAKEQQKEEEEKRLKEHLTESLFFEQSFQPGLITMAILRT; encoded by the exons AtgcatcaacaaaaaagacaaccAGAGTTAGTGGAAGGAAATCTTCCTGTTTTCGTGTTCCCCACGGAGCTCATATTTTATGCAGATGATCAGTCAACACATAAGCAAGTGTTGACACTGTACAATCCCTATGAGTTTGCCTTAAAGTTCAAAG ttttgtgtACTACTCCAAATAAGTATGTTGTCGTTGATGCTGCAGGTGCAGTAAAGCCTCAGTGTTGTGTGGATAT TGTGATTCGTCATCGAGATGTTCGATCCTGTCACTATGGTGTAATAGACAAATTCCGTCTCCAAGTTTCCGAGCAAAGCCAAAGGAAGGCTTTGGGAAGAAAAGAGGTTGTTGCTACTCTTCTCCCATCAGCAAAAGAACaacaaaaggaagaagaggaaaaaagattaaaggaacatttaactgaaagtttattttttgagcaGTCGTTTCAACCAG gtcTTATCACAATGGCCATACTTAGAACATGA